From the genome of Nitrospiria bacterium:
ACGCTCGCGGTCGCCCTGGCCGAGACCGGCGCGAAGGTCGGCCTGATGGACGCCGACGTCTACGGGCCGAACATCCCCATGATGATGGGCGCCGGAACACCGCCCCATCAGTCGGGAAACAAACTCATCCCGGCCGAAAGCCACGGCGTCAAAATCATGTCGATGGGCTACCTCGTCCCCGAAGACCAGCCGATCGTCTGGCGCGGCCCGATGATCCACGGGGCGATCCAGCAGTTTCTCCGGGACGTCGAGTGGGGCGATCTCGATTACCTCCTCGTCGACCTCCCGCCGGGAACGGGCGACGCGCAGCTCTCGATCTCGCAGCTGGTGCCGCTGACCGGCGCCGTGATCGTGACCACGCCCCAGAACGTCGCGCTGCACGATTCCAAAAAAGGGCTGGGCATGTTCCAGAAGGTGAATGTCCCCGTCCTCGGGATCATCGAGAACATGAGCTACTTCATCTGCTCGCATTGTCAGGAGCGGACCGAGATCTTCAGCCACGGCGGGGGAAAGCTCGCCGCCGAGAAACTGGGCGTCCCCTTCCTTGGAGAAATCCCCATCGATCCCGAGGTCCGTGTCGGCGGAGACAGCGGCGAGCCGATTCTCATCTCCCATCCGAAATCGCCCGCCGCCGAGGCCTTCCGCACGATCGCCAGGGCCGTCGCGGCCCAGATCAGCATCCAGAACGCCAAACGCCAGACGCTCAAGATCATCGGCTGACGCTGATTCAGAATCCGCATATATTTATCTGAGAACCGGCCACAGAGGAGCGGATATTAAATTCTTAAGCTATCTTGTTTGGGTCGGTTTAGAACAGCGGCAGGGTGCTTAACTACCTGTCCGTGAAATCGGGGCTACCTCATTGACCCCTTTACTTCAAGTCTGAAGGTGTTGCACTTACTGGTTGAATGCAGGATTTTGAAATTTCCCCTTTCTGAGGAGTTACGGACCCAGCTGATCGAAGAAGCTAAGCAAATTATAAAAAAATAGGCAATCAGAGTATAAGGTTTCATTTGACAAGATGATTGAAGAAATAAGTGCCAATCTTCCAAATTAGGACAGGCCCCAAAAAAGCGCTCGGTTTTCTGTAACAGCCGAGGGCGATTTTCGAATAATCTATAGTAACCCTTTTATCATTTTATTTAACACCGGTCGATGGTGTGTCGCAGTTGCGGATCATCCGTGATATAAAGAATGTTCCCAGGAACCCTCTGCTCGAAAATCTCCTCGATACCATCAACTGTGACAATGGAATAATTTGGATATACAGCCCCAGTTTTCTTCTCTTCGAATTGTCGTGCCGTACATGGATGCCAACGTTCGGTCCCGATCTTCTTCAATAACTCCTTATGTCCTGGGCCCAAATCATAAATAACCATTTTATCTAAATAAGGTAGGAACGGACGAAAATACAAAGTAATTGTCATACCTAAATCTTCTCTTTTATAACCAGGTGGAACTACAAACCATCTCGGAAGGCGTGATTCTGCAGCTAACTGAAACTCAGATTCAATAAATCCATATTGTAGGTTACAGGCACTTAGTAAAATCCACACAAGAAGGGAA
Proteins encoded in this window:
- a CDS encoding Mrp/NBP35 family ATP-binding protein, translated to MPVSEKEVLSALSRIQDPDLHKDIVTLGFVQNIKIQDSQIGFDIVLTTPACPVRDQMRDEAQRLIAALPGVSKVNINMTSNVTKGISGVKEDYIPRVKNAIAISSGKGGVGKSTVSATLAVALAETGAKVGLMDADVYGPNIPMMMGAGTPPHQSGNKLIPAESHGVKIMSMGYLVPEDQPIVWRGPMIHGAIQQFLRDVEWGDLDYLLVDLPPGTGDAQLSISQLVPLTGAVIVTTPQNVALHDSKKGLGMFQKVNVPVLGIIENMSYFICSHCQERTEIFSHGGGKLAAEKLGVPFLGEIPIDPEVRVGGDSGEPILISHPKSPAAEAFRTIARAVAAQISIQNAKRQTLKIIG